The genomic stretch AACAGAATCTACCTGATGCTCCGGTTCTGTTAGTTGCATATAATGAAATATCATCTACAAATACGGTATCTAAAATTGTAGTTCCAGCAAATACCGGCAAATCATCATCAACAACTCTGTAAATATTATACTTTTCAACTCCACCATGCCAGTTATAATAAGGATTCCATACTATAGTTTCTGTAGCATCTTCATTTGATGTAACATTAAGGGTAATATTTCTGGCAATATTTGATTCCACTTTATAATTTCCACATTGATCATATGCAACAAGCTTATAACACCATATTTTTGAAGCATCCACATTATCAAAAAAAACTAAATTTAATGCCATATAATTTTGAAATGTAGCAATAGGTATAAATGATCCGTTATTACCTTCTGCTCTTATAAGCTTATAATTTTTCTTAACATTATACAAAGTATCAAGTGTAAATGACACTTCTATTCTGTTTTCGTTAACTACCGTAGCATAATCTGCATTAATAAAATGTGGAAAATCCGGCAGATTAGTAAAAAAACAAGTATTATTTGATGTAGATGTTCTTCCATTATTACTTATAGCTCTGATAAAATAACAATATGAAGTATTATCATTAATTGTTTCGTGAAAATAAACCGAGGTATTACCAGGAACTGAAGAAAGATAGGTCCATGGACCATAATTCTCGCTAAAATATATTATATATTCATTCACTCCTTCATTCCAATTTAAATATTTATTCCAGTTTAATCTTATTGCCATCTGACAATTTGCACTATCCTGATAAGGAAATACATACATTGTGTTATGATATTGCCCAAGTCCAGTCATAGGACTTCTAAGCCTGACTTCATCCTGAGAAGCAATTCTGTATAATTCAGGATGAAAATTCCCAGATGCTCCAGTATCTAAATATGTTGTTGCGGGAGCTAAAACAGAGTCGATAATTTCCCAGGATGTACTTATTGACCTGTAAATAATATAATATTTAACATCTGCAGAATCGCTTGGAAACCATGAAATACGAACATCACCATTAACAGGATTTGCAACACTAACAGAATCTAATACAGGAGTATCAGGCGGAGTAATATCTTGTGAGAATACTGATTTCGCTAACAATAAAAAAAATAATATAAATAAAAAGCGAAACATACAAATTTTACATTTTTCCAGCAACAACTTCAAACATTGATTCAGGTTGAAAATATTTCTCTGCTAATTTCTTCAAATCATCAGGTGAAATATTTTTAAGTACCATTAAATAATTCTCAAAATATTTTTGATCCAGACCAAAATCAATCACAGAGCGAAGAGCATCAGATTGAGCAAATGGTCCGTCAAACATTCTAACAAATTCACCTAACATATAATTTTTTACTCTTCCCAATTCTTCTGTTTCAACCGGTTCATCTATCAAACGATAAATTTCTTTGTAAATTTCATTTATTGCGGAATTCGTTGACTCTGCTCCTACCTCACAAACAGTTGTAAAATATCCTGCATCCTTTAATGAAGCAATTGCAGAACCTACCCCATAAGTATACCCTTTATCTTCTCTAAGGTTTGACATTAATCTAGAGCCAAAATAACCACCCAATATTGTGTTAAGAATCTGCACACCTGCATAATCTTCATGATGTTTATTTATTAAAAGCTTTCCTATTCTAATTGATGACTGAACTGCATCAGGTTTCTCAACATAATGCTTCTTATCTGAAGATGGAAATACGGACTGAGTAATAAATGAATTATCAAAATCCTTATTATCATTAACTTTAAAATTAGTTTCTAATCTTTTCAAAACATCATCTGTAATTTTGCCCGAAATTATCACCTTACAATTATTTTTATGATAAAGACGATTATGAAAGTCTTTTAGTTGCTGCGAACCTATTAAATCATAATGGTTAAGTTCAGCATTTCTTCCATAAGCATGATCTTTTCCAAAAATAACCTCATTAAATTTCTTTGCCGAAAGCGTTTTAACTTTCTGCTCATCAATCTGGTAACGCTGACGCTTATTGTCAATTAAAACAGATAATTCATCATCAGGAAATGAAGGATTTAAAATTATATCAGTAAATAAATCTAGAGTTTTATTAAAGTGTTTTCCAAGTGTATAAAGTGTTGCTTCTGCAAAATCGCGATCAGCATTAAGATGAAGATAAGATCCATAATAATCAAATTCTTCGGCAAGTTGTTTTGAAGTTCTACTAATTGTTCCTTCATTTAACATTAGATTTGTAAAAGCAGCAACTAAAGGAATTTCTGAATATTTTGAACCAGCATTAAATACTACTTCCATTCTAATTACATCTTCAGTTCCTGCATTTAAAACATAAACTGGAATAGTATCATGCAACATAAAAATAAAAGGAGTATTGATATTTATTTTATCAATTAACTTAAAATCAGGAGCAATATTTCTGTTTAATCTTTCCATTTCTAATTCTTTATTGACTTGTAATACAAAATGCTGGAATTTTCAATTCTTAAGTACTTTTTTAAAGCTACTTTTAAATCATTAACAGTTACTTTTTGATATTCCTCCAGCTCAGTATTTATCAAATTGGCATCGCCCATCATTTCAAAGAATGCAAGTCCAGTTGCCTTGTTCAGAATATCAATATAACCGAAAACAAGAGTTGCTTCTGCTTTATTCTTTACTTTTTCAAGTTCGGTTTCCGATAAATTTTCAGTTAATTCATTTAATATTTTAAACACTTCATTTTCTGCAACTTCGAAACCAACTCCTTCGTTTAATCTGCCTTCAATAACTAACAAACCGGTATCAATACTACCCATAATATATGCTTCAACATCGCCAAAGATTTTCTTTTCCATTACAAGCGTTCTGAATAGTCTTGATGATTTTCCGTTTCCTAACAAATCAGAAATAATATCCAATGGTTTATAATCAATATCCATTCTTCCAGGCATTTTAAATGCCATATATATGGCATCCATAGGCACTGAACGCTCAAGAACTAATCTTCTGGTTTCATTTTGTTCAGGTTCCTGTGGAATTACAGATTTTGAAATTGCTCTTTGCGGTATATCACCAAACCATTTTTTTGCAAGCTTTTTTATTTCCTCGGTATTAACATTTCCAGTAACAACCAAAATTGCATTATTAGGTGCATACCACGAAAAAAAGAAATCTTTTACATCCTTCATCTTAGCTCCCGAAATATGTTCTTCTGATATACCAATAGTTGACCATTTATAAGGATGTACAGTATAAGCCAAGGGTCTTAAATGAAGCCACACATCACCATAAGGCT from Bacteroidia bacterium encodes the following:
- a CDS encoding gliding motility-associated C-terminal domain-containing protein; this encodes MLAKSVFSQDITPPDTPVLDSVSVANPVNGDVRISWFPSDSADVKYYIIYRSISTSWEIIDSVLAPATTYLDTGASGNFHPELYRIASQDEVRLRSPMTGLGQYHNTMYVFPYQDSANCQMAIRLNWNKYLNWNEGVNEYIIYFSENYGPWTYLSSVPGNTSVYFHETINDNTSYCYFIRAISNNGRTSTSNNTCFFTNLPDFPHFINADYATVVNENRIEVSFTLDTLYNVKKNYKLIRAEGNNGSFIPIATFQNYMALNLVFFDNVDASKIWCYKLVAYDQCGNYKVESNIARNITLNVTSNEDATETIVWNPYYNWHGGVEKYNIYRVVDDDLPVFAGTTILDTVFVDDISLYATNRTGASGRFCYFIEAVEGDNNPYGVKGVGKSNLSCSTQFSRVFVPNTFTPNGDVLNAEFLPIVSFVDPTQYELNIFDRWGGKVFETKDPLKGWDGKINGRKVPAGNYVYTLFYTDNSGNKKEKSGYVFLFYP
- a CDS encoding insulinase family protein, which gives rise to MERLNRNIAPDFKLIDKININTPFIFMLHDTIPVYVLNAGTEDVIRMEVVFNAGSKYSEIPLVAAFTNLMLNEGTISRTSKQLAEEFDYYGSYLHLNADRDFAEATLYTLGKHFNKTLDLFTDIILNPSFPDDELSVLIDNKRQRYQIDEQKVKTLSAKKFNEVIFGKDHAYGRNAELNHYDLIGSQQLKDFHNRLYHKNNCKVIISGKITDDVLKRLETNFKVNDNKDFDNSFITQSVFPSSDKKHYVEKPDAVQSSIRIGKLLINKHHEDYAGVQILNTILGGYFGSRLMSNLREDKGYTYGVGSAIASLKDAGYFTTVCEVGAESTNSAINEIYKEIYRLIDEPVETEELGRVKNYMLGEFVRMFDGPFAQSDALRSVIDFGLDQKYFENYLMVLKNISPDDLKKLAEKYFQPESMFEVVAGKM
- a CDS encoding insulinase family protein, coding for MIKFDRFVLDNGLRVIVHADNTTPLAAVNILYQVGARNENPERTGFAHLFEHLMFGGSVNIPSYDEPLQWVGGENNAFTTNDITNYHLTLPSENIETAFWLESDRMLSLAFTDKSLEVQRSVVIEEFRQRYLNQPYGDVWLHLRPLAYTVHPYKWSTIGISEEHISGAKMKDVKDFFFSWYAPNNAILVVTGNVNTEEIKKLAKKWFGDIPQRAISKSVIPQEPEQNETRRLVLERSVPMDAIYMAFKMPGRMDIDYKPLDIISDLLGNGKSSRLFRTLVMEKKIFGDVEAYIMGSIDTGLLVIEGRLNEGVGFEVAENEVFKILNELTENLSETELEKVKNKAEATLVFGYIDILNKATGLAFFEMMGDANLINTELEEYQKVTVNDLKVALKKYLRIENSSILYYKSIKN